The sequence AGAGTACTTCCAACAGGCTGATGCTCAACTTGTATCCAGCCATATATATGCTGTTCTTCATTTACAAAATGTACAGTACGATAATACTTATTATCTCTCACTGTTTCCACCCCTGGAATAGCACGCAGAGCAAGAAACTTTAAGATATGTTCCCACTGATAAGGAGGGCGATAGCCCAATGCCAAGGTAATTTTATCAGTTTGTTTTCCTTCATTTCCTGTCTGTTTACGTAAAGCAGTAGGTACAAGTTTATACTGTTTTTTAAAAACATCATTAAAGCGTCTTAAACTTCCAAAGCCAGAAGCCATTGCAACTTCAAGAACTGATAAATTTGTATCAGTAAGCAGGCTTTTAGCAAGAAGCAGTCTGCAGGTTTGCAGATACTGTGTAGGAGTTACATTATATTCTGATACAAAGACTCTGCGTAAATGACGGGATGTACATCCAAGATGACTAGCAGTTTCCTCTATACTATCACCATTTCCACATTCTTCTTCCAGTGTTTTAGCTGCATGACTGACAAGAGAAGCTGTAGCATCTGTAATAGAAGTTCCTGGTGCAAGTTCTGGTCTGCATATGAGACATGGCCGATAACCTCCCTGTTCTGCCGCTGCCGCTGTAGAGAAAAAAGTACAGTTTTCAAATTTTGGCATTTTTGCTCGACATACTGGACGACAATATACTTTTGTAGAGGATACCCCTACAAAAAAACGTCCATCAAATCTTGTATCTTTTGCTTTAAATGCCATATACCATGCATATTTTTTATCTTTCAGCATCATCCCACCTTCCTTTTTTATAATTATATCATCCTTTTTTAAAAAAATCTGGCTGTTTTCGGACATGAATTTTTTTATATTTAAAATTTTTATCCATATTCCTCTAAATAACAAAATGATATTATATTTTTTTATTCTTTAGTTCTAAAATAAGTTCTGACATATTCAAGCCATAATCATCTGTTATTATTACTGCATAAAGAAAAAACTTATGGAGAGTGATGAATATGAAAAAATTAACTGTTATAGGAGCTATGTTATTAGCTTTAGGAGCTACTGCATTTGCAGGTGGACACAAAAACTGGAACAATTCTGATGGAGGAAGAAATTTTCTTTTGAATAATTCTTGCCAACCACCTTCAACTCCTATGAACTTTAAGAAAAATCCTGAAATGGAAAAAAGCAGTATTCTTATTGAAGAAAAAAGATTAGAGATAAAAAAAGAACTGCTTAAAGATGCTCCTGATTGGAATAAAGTTGAAAAACTTAATACGGAAATAAGTACTGAAAGAGGAAAAATGAAAACTGCTGTAATGAAAGCCAGATTTGAATATAATAAAACTCTTCCTAACCAAAATTAAATATAAGAACATGAAAGCAGAGATTTATTCTGCTTTTTTCATATAGAAATTAAAATCACAAATAATTTTAAAAATTTATTTAAAGTTCTTTTAAAATATAATATAAAAAATTATATTTTAATTATATATATTTAATTTACATTAATTTCTTATTTGTATACAATAAATAATATGGTATAATTCATTATCTTATATTTTATTGTTAACTTTTTTTATTTATAAAAATCTAAAACAAAGATATTCTTAAAATCTTGTTTTTAGTTTTCTTTTATTAAAAAATAAAGATCCAAATTATCAAACTTTGTATAAAATTCTATTAAATATAAAAAATGGGAGGGATTTAAATGAAGTATAAATTAAAGTCAGAACTTGACCTAATGGGAACTGCTCTGAATGTCCTCTGTTTAACAATTGGTTTTGGAATAGTAGGACTTATTTTAAATTATGGATTGCGATTTATATTTAGAAGTTTTACTTTATCTTCTTGGTTTATTGTATTCTACAGTATATTCACATTTATTTTCCTAATAATTCATATTATTAAAATTGTTATATCTACAACAATTATTGAAAAAATAGAAGAGAAATAAAAGGTATAAAAAATTTAAAAAATTATATAAACTAAGGAGAAGAGGAGAACTATTGTGAACTACAGCAAAGAAAATCAAGATAAATTACTTGCACAGGCATTGGCAGATTATGATATATTGGGAAAGGGCAGTGAAATAAAAGCTGTGGCCAAAAAACTTCCTACTATAAGTCATGAAGAAACAGTTACAGTAAGTAAAGAGAATCCTTTGGAATATTGTAAAAAGATATTAGAAAAACAAGGAAATGTACTTGAATATGATGAAATTAATCAGAGGCTGATAGCCATGGTTGGAAGTGGATTTTTTAATTTAAATCCAGCCATTCTAATCCTTCATGTAATTAATCATGAAGTATACATAAGTGCAGCTGCTAAGGAAGGTCTTATAAAACAGCAAACTGCAAAAAAAGCTATTAGTAAATTTATATCTTTAATTTAGATGATTATACTTATTGATATAATTATAAATAAGATTAAAATATGGATTATAATTATTAAAAAATATATGAAATATAATATTAAAAAAACTATTGTTTCTTTATAGCTGGGAGAGATTATGATAACTTTTAATGAAAAGGATATTAAAAAAGCCTGTAAAAAGAGATTTTCATTTTTTATAAATGAAAAATTTTTAAATAATGTAAAAAGTTTAAGTATATGGGTTAGTGGAGATAGTATTTCTTTAAAGGATTTAGAACTTTTTCCTAATTTAGTAGATTTATATATAGATAAAGATGAAGGGACTTATGAAATAGAAGATATAGATGTTATATATAAATGTGAGAAATTAAAAATATTAACACTTTCTAAATGTAAATCTTTTTATTTTCCTATTAATTATTTTCAAAATTTAACTGAACTATATTTCTATGATACAGAAATAGAAGACTTTTATTTCTTAAGGGAAATGCCTCAGTTGAATGATTTAATTCTAACTGGGGAAAATATAAAGGATCTTGGATTTTTAAAAAATCTCCCATCTCTTAAATATTTATCTTTAGAGGAAACAAGTGTAAGGGATATATCCTCTCTGAAATATTTAGTGGAACTTGAAGATATAGATTTTGAAGATAATGATTTAATAGAAGATTACAGTATTGTAGATGATCTTCCTTCACTTTTGAGTTATTCAATAGATGGGGATTATTTTGATAAAGATGAGGAATATGCTGATGATGAGAAAACAGATGAGGAATATGAAGAAAAAGAAAAAAACAGAAGTTCAAAAAAGATAATTTCTAAAATTCTAATTCCTATATTTTATTTTATTTTAGCTATTTTATTTATATACTACAAAAATATTTTCAAATAAATTAAAATTATTTAAATCAAAAATATTCTTTAATACTTTAAATATATGAAAGTAATATATAAAAATAAATATTTTTTAAATATAAAAAAGGAAAACAAAATTGTTATAGTATATTATTATTACAAATATCTATCCTCAAGATGTTTTAATATATAGAAAAGGAATCTCTACGGTGTCGAGATTCCTTTTTTGTTTTAAAAAATTTGAATAGAATAAAACTCTTCTTAATAAAATTAAATAAAAAAGTATGAAAATAGATATTTTATCTTATCCTTAAAATATCAGATAACTAAGATGGAAACTCTAATACACTTTTCCAGTTTTTTAATTATAAATTTTATATTAATATATTTTTAAAATTTTAATTTTTTCAACAATACAATGCTATTTTAATTTAAAATCCATTAAAATATAGAAAACTTAGAAAATATTTAATTTACTATCTTATTAATAAAATCAATTTCAGTTTTAGTTCCCTCATGAGGATTATTCCATAATCCTTTTGTTAAAGAAATACGCAGTAAGCATGTATTTTGGTCTTCATCATTATTTGCTTCATAATACCAAGCAGCAAATATTTCTCTCAACTTTGTCATCATTTCTATATTTTTTTCATCACACACCCAACCTAAGTTTTCTCCAATACCATCAGCTGTAAAATTTTCTACAATGACACAAATAGCTACATGAGGATTTTTTAATAATTCCAACATCTTATTTGAAGTTGCATAAGTAACAATATAAAAAGCTCCATCTTCATAGTATGCATCTACAATACGAGAGGCTGGTTTACTTTTTCCATCAATTCCTGTTTCTAGTGAAATAGTAGAAAGAGTTATCAATCCATCTTTATTTCCTACCTGTTTTTCTAACAATTTCATAGCTTCTTCATATTTATTCATTTTTCATCCTCCCACAATTGATTTATAATTTACTTTTCTATTTAATCTCCATGTTTGTTATTCTTCATCACCTTCACTTAATTATAGATATATATAATTAAAATAACACATTTATTTTATTTTTACAACTATTATTTTTTAAATTAAACATATTATTTAGAAAATCTCATACTTTATTAGTTAGAAAAAAACAAATAAAGATAGTAATCAATAAGCTGCTCTTCTGTTTAATTTATATTTTTAATTATATATAAAAAAGTGAATATCTAGGAAATTATGTTGAAAAAGCTATTATTTTTCATTCTTTTAAAATTATGCTATAATAAAAGAAATAGAGAAATAAATTGAAATATTAGAGGGGAATATTTATGAAATTATATGAATTGGTAAATAAATATCATATTGGAACAAATTTAACTTGTGCTGAGGCAATGTTTAAAGCTTGTAACGAATATTATCATCTAAATCTTGCTGAAGAAACTAGAAAGATGTTTTCTCTAATGGGAATTGGAATGCAAACAGAAAAATCATGTTGTGGTGCATTTACTGTTGCAGTAGGTGTCATAGGACTTGTTACAACCCAAGAAGGACAGACAGATTACGATAACATACAAGGTTATGAAATGGTATGTGAACTTACTGATTTTTTTACAAGCCTTTTTACAACTCTACATTGTGCAGAGCTACTGCAACTTGAAATTATTGGTTTTGATAACCCTTGTCATGCATTAGTTGAAGAAATCGCAAAAAAACTGGAAGAATTACTTTTTAAGAAAAAAATCAATTATTCATGAACTAATATATTTCAAAAAATAATTAATAATAATTATCATGACAAAAACAGATAAATTCTTTGTCTGTTTTTATTTTGATATTTTGTCTCTAAAATTCTATTTTTTCTTTGTTATAAAATTTCAATTTTTGTAATACAATTATTCATATATAAATATAAGAGGTGTAACATGGATTTTAAGACTTTTTTAAAAACTAAAAGAGAAGAATTAGGCTATACTCAGAATGGACTGGCTAAAACGATCAAGATGACACAATCATATTATAACTGTCTTGAAAATGGGGAAATAAAAAATCCTCCAGGTGAAAAAATACTTAATAAAATGATAAAAATATTAAAGCTTAATGATGAAGAGATTGCTAGATTTAATTATTTAATAGCTATAGAAAGAACTCCTTCACTAATACTAAAAAGACTAAAAACACTAACAATACAAAAAAACAAAAAACTTCCTAAACATAAATATATTCAATTTTATTCAAAAACAAATACAGAAACAGAACCTTCTGCTAAAGAAAAAAATTTAAATTTTATTTCCTTACCTGAAGTAAGAAATACTAAAACTCTTTTCACTATCAATATGGAAGGAGATTCAATGGAACCTTTTATTAAAAATTCTTCTCTTATTATTTGCAGAAAAAATATGGAAGTTAAAAATAATGAAATAGGGGTTTTTATTATAAATGGAGAATATTGTGTTAAAAGATTGAAGATAGCTAAAAACTATATTGCTCTTACCAGCGACAATCACAATTATCCCCCTATTTTTATTAGCCAAGAAGATAAATTAAACATTGTTGGAAAAGCATTAAAAGTTATAAATGATATTCAATAATTTTAATTATATTTTTTACTATATTTAGGTTTTGCAAAGTTATCATATAGTTTGCCTTTTAATTATCATTCCTAAATCTTCTTCAATAATTTCTTTTATATTTTCAGCCACTTTTAAAGTTGCAAGACCATTAGATAAAATAATAGCTATTTTTAAAAAAAATTATTAGTTATAAGTACTTTAAAAAAATATTGTAGCTATAGAAAGTTTTAATGATGATAATAAAGTTATCTCCTTAAGTAACCAGGTTAGTTTTACTTTACTTTCAATTCAGCATACCATATAATAAAATAACATACATAAGGGAAATACAAAAGGTTGAAATATCTTTATGGCTGGGAAAAATTACAATAAAGTATGTTGATATTACTAAAATAGATTGGTATTGGATTCAATTTGGCTCAAATAAAAAAAGTAGTTTAGAACGAAAGAA is a genomic window of Fusobacterium sp. containing:
- a CDS encoding S24 family peptidase, translating into MDFKTFLKTKREELGYTQNGLAKTIKMTQSYYNCLENGEIKNPPGEKILNKMIKILKLNDEEIARFNYLIAIERTPSLILKRLKTLTIQKNKKLPKHKYIQFYSKTNTETEPSAKEKNLNFISLPEVRNTKTLFTINMEGDSMEPFIKNSSLIICRKNMEVKNNEIGVFIINGEYCVKRLKIAKNYIALTSDNHNYPPIFISQEDKLNIVGKALKVINDIQ
- a CDS encoding AlkA N-terminal domain-containing protein, which codes for MLKDKKYAWYMAFKAKDTRFDGRFFVGVSSTKVYCRPVCRAKMPKFENCTFFSTAAAAEQGGYRPCLICRPELAPGTSITDATASLVSHAAKTLEEECGNGDSIEETASHLGCTSRHLRRVFVSEYNVTPTQYLQTCRLLLAKSLLTDTNLSVLEVAMASGFGSLRRFNDVFKKQYKLVPTALRKQTGNEGKQTDKITLALGYRPPYQWEHILKFLALRAIPGVETVRDNKYYRTVHFVNEEQHIYGWIQVEHQPVGSTLKVTMSAALLPVLSQVLTRVRHLFDLSCDPYAVYEGLESMNEINTELRVLGIRVPGCFNPYEMAVRAVLGQQITIKAARTLAARLTENFGTPVQTGIEGLTHIFPEPEDILNLKDETNEYLRKIGIIQTRSKTILELAKAFAEKNIDFNSCNSPEKGIKKLMNISGIGSWTAQYIAMRAMGWTDAFLETDYGVKKALAPYTSKEILTLAEAWRPWRSYATVNLWNSLQ
- a CDS encoding C-GCAxxG-C-C family (seleno)protein, with amino-acid sequence MKLYELVNKYHIGTNLTCAEAMFKACNEYYHLNLAEETRKMFSLMGIGMQTEKSCCGAFTVAVGVIGLVTTQEGQTDYDNIQGYEMVCELTDFFTSLFTTLHCAELLQLEIIGFDNPCHALVEEIAKKLEELLFKKKINYS
- a CDS encoding pyridoxamine 5'-phosphate oxidase family protein, translating into MNKYEEAMKLLEKQVGNKDGLITLSTISLETGIDGKSKPASRIVDAYYEDGAFYIVTYATSNKMLELLKNPHVAICVIVENFTADGIGENLGWVCDEKNIEMMTKLREIFAAWYYEANNDEDQNTCLLRISLTKGLWNNPHEGTKTEIDFINKIVN